From the genome of Streptomyces sp. V2I9:
CTCCCGGCGGACGACGCCGGGGCCGTGCACCGCACCAGCCGCCTGGAGACGCCGCCCGCGGGGCCCGCCCCCCGGCGACCGCTCCTGCGGCGCGGCCCGTTCGGCGGGGCGCACCGCACGCTGATCCTGGTGCTCACCGCCGTCCTGCTGACGCTGGGCATCGGCACAGGTGTCTGGTACATCAACTCCGGGCAGTTCACCCGGGTGCCCTCGCTGCTCGGCCAGACCCAGCAGGAGGCCGAGCGGCGGATCGCCGGGGCCGGGCTCGACCTCCGGGGCGTGGACCGGGTCTTCAGCGACAGCGTCGAGCGGGGTGCGGTCGTGCGCAGCGACCCCGCGCCGGGCGACCGCATCCGGGGCAACGGTTCGGTGAAGCTCGTGATCTCCCGAGGCCCTGAGATCGTGCGGGTGCCCGACGTGGTGGGCAGCTCCCTCGCGGACGCCCGGCGCTCCCTGAAGAAGGTGGGCCTCGCGCCCGGCATGGTGACCAGGGAGTTCAGCGAGGACGTGGCGCGCGGCGAGGTGGTCCGCACGGACCCCCGCGCGGGCACCGACCGCACCCCGGACACGGCCGTGGCGCTCGTCGTCAGCAAGGGCGCCCCGATCGACGTCCCGGACGTCACCGGGCTCTCCGTCCAGGATGCCACCGCCGAGCTGGAGGCCGAGGGGCTCAGGGCCGAGGTGCTGCCCGGCCGGGTTCACTCCCCCGAGGCGAAGGGCGACATCGCCGAGCAGTCCCCCGGCGAGGGGACCGAGGCCGCCGAGGGCGACACGATCGAGCTGACCGTCTCCAAGGGCCCCCGCATGCTGGACGTCCCGGACGTCACCGGCCGGAACGTCGACGAGGCGCGGAGCACCCTGGAGGAGGCCGGCTTCGAGGTGGAGGTCGACCGTCCGTTCCTCTCCTTCAGCGACACGATCGCGGACCAGTCCGTGGACGGCGGCGAGCAGGCCCCCGAGGGGTCCACGATCACCATCAGGACCAAGGGGCTCTAGAACCACATGCACACCCCGCGCAACCCGGTGGGCGGCCACGTCCCGGTGGCCGGCGGCCTCGCCAAGGTCGGCCTGGAGTACGCCCGCGAGCTGGCGGCGGAGACCGTGCAGGTCTTCGTGGCCAACCCGCGCGGCTGGGCGACGCCCGCCGGGAACCCGGTACAGGACGAGCTGTTCCGCGCCGGGTGCGCGGCCGCCTCGATCCCCGCGTACGTGCACGCCCCGTACCTGATCAACTTCGGCTCGCACACCGGGGCCACGGTGGAGAAGTCCGTGGACTCCCTGCGCCACTCACTGCGGCGGGCACGGGAGATCGGCGCGCTGGGCGTGGTGGTGCACACCGGTTCCGCGACCGGCGGGCGGCCGCGCGCGGAGGCGCTGGCCCAGGTGCGGGAGTACATGCTCCCGCTGCTGGACGAGCTGACCCGTGACGACGACCCGGATCTGCTGCTGGAGTCGACGGCCGGCCAGGGCTCCTCGCTCTGCTCGCGGACCTGGGACTTCGGGCCGTACTTCGAGGCGCTGGACTCCCACCCGAAGCTGGGGATCTGTCTGGACACCTGCCACATCTACGCGGCGGGCCACGATCTGACCGGCCCGTCGGGTATGCGGCAGACGCTGGACCTGCTGGTGGAGACGGTCGGCGCGGGACGGCTGAAGCTGATCCACGCCAACGACTCCAAGGACGTCGTGGGCGCCCACAAGGACCGCCACGAGAACATCGGGGCCGGTCACATCGGGGCGGAGCCCTTCGGCCAGCTGTTCGCGCATCCG
Proteins encoded in this window:
- the pknB gene encoding Stk1 family PASTA domain-containing Ser/Thr kinase, producing the protein MDTTLQDPLVGQLLDGRYRIEARIAVGGMATVYRAVDTRLDRVLALKVMHPALATDVSFVERFIREAKSVARLAHPNVVAVFDQGAQGAYVYLAMEYVAGCTLRDVLRERGALRPRAALDILEPVLAALGAAHRAGFVHRDMKPENVLIGDDGRVKVADFGLVRAVGTATDTTGSLLGTVSYLAPEQIEHGSADTRSDVYACGVVLYEMLTGAKPHTGENAAQVIYQHLNSDVPPPSAVVPGLPVALDSLVASATARNPEVRPHDAVLLLAEAREARAGMTGAELDAVPPQALSDTHDGADDRTSVIPRALPADDAGAVHRTSRLETPPAGPAPRRPLLRRGPFGGAHRTLILVLTAVLLTLGIGTGVWYINSGQFTRVPSLLGQTQQEAERRIAGAGLDLRGVDRVFSDSVERGAVVRSDPAPGDRIRGNGSVKLVISRGPEIVRVPDVVGSSLADARRSLKKVGLAPGMVTREFSEDVARGEVVRTDPRAGTDRTPDTAVALVVSKGAPIDVPDVTGLSVQDATAELEAEGLRAEVLPGRVHSPEAKGDIAEQSPGEGTEAAEGDTIELTVSKGPRMLDVPDVTGRNVDEARSTLEEAGFEVEVDRPFLSFSDTIADQSVDGGEQAPEGSTITIRTKGL
- a CDS encoding deoxyribonuclease IV; the protein is MHTPRNPVGGHVPVAGGLAKVGLEYARELAAETVQVFVANPRGWATPAGNPVQDELFRAGCAAASIPAYVHAPYLINFGSHTGATVEKSVDSLRHSLRRAREIGALGVVVHTGSATGGRPRAEALAQVREYMLPLLDELTRDDDPDLLLESTAGQGSSLCSRTWDFGPYFEALDSHPKLGICLDTCHIYAAGHDLTGPSGMRQTLDLLVETVGAGRLKLIHANDSKDVVGAHKDRHENIGAGHIGAEPFGQLFAHPATEGVPLIIETPGGREGHAADVARLKELRGAPRP